Proteins from a genomic interval of Hemicordylus capensis ecotype Gifberg chromosome 14, rHemCap1.1.pri, whole genome shotgun sequence:
- the MAIP1 gene encoding m-AAA protease-interacting protein 1, mitochondrial: MALLLRLPMGAPPRCCARCAWPLRIPLGQPSRRGLLLLAAAAAALPAKPGWLGLPSAPHPAAPWPPPPPSSCSSSARWYSSSRDPEPGGRRRKSVVVVGVPNPLLWLRTRLYFFLIRAYFDQDFSLREFTQGAQQAFALVSRLISECKYDLLEELVSKEMLQGLREKLSLLSENHRNALAADMDEIMYTTAGDVGIYYDDSGRKFVSILMRFWYLTSTSLPDEAPDGTKVFQVVFGDEMTKETKRLLTANYEFRREFTQGVKPDWIITRIEHPKLLE; encoded by the exons ATggcgctgctgctgcggctgcctaTGGGTGCCCCGCCGCGCTGTTGCGCCCGCTGCGCCTGGCCGCTCCGGATCCCCCTCGGGCAGCCCTCCCGCCGCGGCCTCctgctgctggcggcggcggcggcagcgctcCCTGCCAAGCCCGGCTGGCTCGGGCTGCCCTCCGCGCCCCACCCTGCCGCcccctggccgccgccgccgccctcctcctgctcctcctcggcCCGCTGGTACAGCAGCAGCCGCGATCCCGAGCCGGGCGGGCGCCGCCGGAagagcgtggtggtggtgggggtgcccAACCCCCTGCTGTGGCTCCGCACCCGCCTCTACTTCTTCCTCATCCGCGCCTACTTCGACCAGGATTTCAGCCTCCGCGAGTTCACGCAGGGCGCCCAGCAG GCATTTGCTCTGGTTTCAAGGCTAATTTCTGAGTGTAAATATGATTTACTGGAAGAGCTTGTATCAAAAGAG ATGCTTCAGGGTCTGAGGGAGAAGCTGTCTTTGCTGTCTGAAAACCACAGAAATGCCCTCGCCGCTGACATGGATGAAATCATGTACACCACAGCAGGAGACGTTGGCATTTATTACGACGACAGTG GAAGGAAGTTTGTCAGCATCCTGATGCGTTTCTGGTACCTGACCAGCACCTCCCTACCCGATGAGGCCCCCGATGGAACCAAAGTATTCCAGGTGGTGTTTGGCGACGAGATGACAAAGGAAACGAAACGTCTTTTAACAGCAAATTATGA GTTTCGACGAGAATTTACACAAGGTGTGAAACCAGACTGGATAATTACACGGATTGAACATCCGAAGCTCTTGGAATAA